Genomic DNA from Thermomicrobiales bacterium:
ACCCACGAGCCAATGAGCAGCAACAGACCCGAGAAGACGATCATTTTGCCGGCGCGGCGCCGGCGTTTGATGTATCCAGTATTGCGAACAATGCGCATGCGGTGCGTCACGCCCTTTCCGGCCGATACCGACCGGCGCGTACTCCGGCACGGTGTTGGGGGTACCCGTGTTTGCGCCTCGGGCACAGCGACAGACGCCGGAGCGCGGCATCTTCTGCAGTCTAGCACGCCCCGCGCGGCGTTCCAACGCGGGCCGCTCAGGCGCGAGTCGGCGCAGGTGCCGATCAGATGACGCCGGATCTCTCAATTGTTGTCGTACATTGGAACGTGCCGACGCTGCTGGATGGCTGTCTGCGCTCGATCGCGGAGGAGTGCGCGGCGACACCGGAGATCGCAACCGAGACGCTGGTCGTCGATTGCGCCTCACCGAACGACGATCATCAGTCGGTAGTATCGCGCTATCCGGGTGTCAGCTTGATCGAGCTGCCGGAGAATCGTGGCTACGCCGCCGGTTGCAACGCCGGAATCTCCGCATCCAGCGGTCGGCTCGTGCTGCTGCTCAACCCGGACATCGTGCTGGAGGCCGGAGCGATCGCTCAGCTGTGTCGTGCCTTCGATATCGCCGACCACATCGGCATGACCGCGCCACTACTGCGGAACGCCGACGGCTCGCTGCAATCCGCCGGCTACGCTTTCCC
This window encodes:
- a CDS encoding glycosyltransferase family 2 protein, which encodes MTPDLSIVVVHWNVPTLLDGCLRSIAEECAATPEIATETLVVDCASPNDDHQSVVSRYPGVSLIELPENRGYAAGCNAGISASSGRLVLLLNPDIVLEAGAIAQLCRAFDIADHIGMTAPLLRNADGSLQSAGYAFPRPHHLLFNLLPVSGRLIESPLNGRTPVGDGKLPIRIDYPLGAAMCVRRRAINDVGLLDEGYGMYSEEIDWARRFADHNWTTMLI